The Paenibacillus sp. MBLB1832 genome has a window encoding:
- a CDS encoding ABC transporter ATP-binding protein: MSKQTTARRLISYALVYKFRILGALLILCCSVAAELGGPYITKTIIDQHLAGGVSDMAPVLGLLGLYMALLLTAGLCNYSQAYILQSTALQIIKNMRMDLMAHIQRISLRYFDNTPIGQVVSRIANDTEAVRDLFMSFMATFVVSTMQLLGIYIALFVLDWHLAVLGLVLPPIFVLIMRVHLKYSKIFITIMRARLSDMNAMINESIVVMPIIQAFRREKVTLDEFEVLNNDRLVNQLKQFRIYALSSRNVVGTIGSLVTAMVIWYFGGKSLETAISFGVFYAFIDYLGRVFQPIIGIFDQLTNAQRAFVSADKVFAILDMEGHDVEKTDQVPRPEGVVKFDNVTFAYKKGENVLKGISFEARKGETIALVGHTGSGKSSIMNLLLGFYEPNEGVITIDGHNIQSMSKQALRKHMGIVLQDPFLFAGDIKFNVSLYNPDITLDRVKKALLDVGAAGFIEQLPHGYDEQVVERGSTLSSGQRQLISFARALAFDPSILILDEATASIDSETEGLIQRALKVVSEGRTTLVIAHRLSTIREADQILVLHRGEIAERGNHDELMALGGRYAKMYQLQKGASAVVG, from the coding sequence ATGTCCAAACAAACGACGGCTAGACGGCTTATATCCTACGCCCTGGTCTATAAATTTAGAATTCTCGGAGCGCTGCTCATCCTGTGCTGCTCTGTAGCGGCGGAACTCGGCGGCCCTTATATAACGAAAACGATTATCGACCAGCATCTAGCTGGTGGTGTGAGCGATATGGCGCCCGTGCTGGGGCTGCTTGGCCTGTATATGGCTTTGCTGCTAACAGCCGGTCTCTGTAATTATTCGCAAGCGTACATCCTTCAATCCACCGCTCTGCAAATTATCAAAAACATGCGCATGGACCTCATGGCCCACATCCAGCGCATCTCGTTGCGCTATTTCGACAATACGCCGATCGGGCAAGTCGTGTCACGGATTGCGAATGATACGGAAGCGGTGCGTGACCTGTTCATGAGCTTCATGGCGACCTTCGTCGTCAGCACAATGCAGCTCCTTGGTATTTACATTGCCCTGTTCGTGCTGGACTGGCATCTAGCGGTTTTGGGCTTGGTGCTGCCGCCGATTTTCGTATTGATTATGCGGGTACATCTTAAGTATTCGAAGATTTTTATCACGATTATGCGTGCTAGACTGAGCGATATGAATGCCATGATCAACGAATCCATCGTCGTGATGCCGATTATTCAAGCGTTTCGCCGAGAGAAGGTGACGCTGGATGAATTCGAGGTGTTGAACAATGACCGATTGGTCAATCAGCTGAAACAGTTCCGCATTTACGCATTATCCTCGCGGAATGTGGTGGGAACGATCGGGAGCCTGGTGACGGCGATGGTGATTTGGTATTTTGGCGGAAAATCGTTAGAAACCGCGATCTCCTTCGGTGTGTTCTATGCGTTCATTGACTATCTGGGGCGGGTTTTCCAACCGATTATCGGGATTTTCGATCAATTGACGAATGCGCAGCGGGCTTTCGTGTCAGCGGACAAAGTGTTCGCGATCCTTGACATGGAAGGACACGATGTGGAAAAGACCGACCAAGTTCCGCGACCTGAGGGGGTCGTGAAGTTCGACAACGTCACCTTTGCCTATAAAAAAGGGGAGAATGTACTTAAAGGAATTTCGTTCGAGGCGCGGAAAGGAGAGACCATCGCCTTGGTTGGGCACACCGGCTCAGGCAAAAGCTCCATCATGAACCTGCTCCTCGGCTTCTACGAGCCGAACGAGGGCGTGATTACCATTGATGGGCATAACATTCAGAGCATGTCCAAACAAGCGCTGCGCAAGCACATGGGGATCGTGCTGCAGGATCCGTTCTTGTTCGCTGGCGACATCAAGTTCAACGTCTCGCTGTACAATCCAGACATCACACTGGATCGGGTGAAAAAGGCGTTGCTCGATGTCGGCGCAGCCGGCTTCATCGAGCAGCTGCCGCACGGCTACGACGAGCAAGTCGTCGAGCGGGGGAGCACGCTGTCCTCGGGACAGCGGCAGTTGATCTCGTTCGCGCGCGCGCTGGCCTTCGATCCGTCGATCCTTATCCTCGATGAGGCGACAGCCTCCATCGACAGCGAGACGGAAGGCCTCATTCAGCGCGCGCTGAAGGTGGTCAGTGAAGGGCGCACGACGCTCGTCATCGCGCACCGGCTGTCCACGATCCGCGAGGCGGATCAAATTCTTGTGCTGCACCGCGGCGAGATCGCCGAGCGGGGCAATCACGACGAGCTGATGGCGCTGGGCGGCCGCTACGCGAAAATGTA
- a CDS encoding ABC transporter ATP-binding protein, whose protein sequence is MSFVLKLRWFFQERWKFYALAVSLMIGVNLLATIPPKMIGNTIDHIQKGNLSASQLHHTVLLLVLLALLIYVMAYLWITNLFGNSALVEKLLRGRLLGHLTTMSPAFFQRNSTGQLMALATNDVLAIGQTSGYGVMTLVHTIVGASVVIVTMVSLISFKLMLAALIPLPFLALAINILGKKVRVRFLAAQASFGAMNDHALESISGIRVIRSYVQEAHDLKAFDKVTSDVMHKNRRVSMLNALFQPLTSLIVGLSYSIGIGYGSYLVFQNEITLGQLISFNIYLGMLIWPMISFGEFINVLQRGSASADRLDKALTQKPDLVDVDTPTTVAMPERIEMKGLTFTYPIANHPSLVDVSFQLERGQTLGIVGRTGSGKSTLLKQFLRQYPIESGKLFVSGVPIEHIAMDQMKAWVAYVPQEHLLLSKSIRDNIALGKHTASPEEIAHAVEMASFAQDIAGMPDGLSTIVGENGVMLSGGQKQRLAIARALLIDSEILLLDDSLSAVDARTEARILQHIRKERAGRTTLITTHRLSAVSHANWILVLDEGRVIEEGTHEELMHFGGWYREQWDRQQMEASLED, encoded by the coding sequence TTGTCTTTTGTGCTAAAGTTGCGATGGTTTTTTCAAGAGAGATGGAAGTTCTATGCGCTGGCAGTCTCCCTGATGATCGGTGTGAATTTACTGGCAACCATTCCGCCTAAAATGATAGGCAATACGATTGATCATATTCAAAAAGGGAATCTGTCCGCCTCCCAACTGCATCACACGGTGCTCCTGCTCGTGCTGCTTGCCCTGCTGATTTACGTGATGGCATATCTCTGGATTACGAATTTGTTCGGTAACTCTGCTTTGGTGGAAAAACTGCTCAGAGGCCGTCTGCTCGGCCATCTGACGACCATGTCCCCCGCGTTCTTCCAACGCAACTCGACGGGGCAATTGATGGCGTTGGCAACGAATGATGTGCTGGCCATTGGTCAAACCTCGGGCTACGGCGTTATGACGCTAGTCCACACGATAGTTGGTGCGTCGGTTGTCATCGTGACGATGGTGTCGCTCATTTCGTTTAAATTGATGCTGGCGGCATTGATTCCCCTGCCTTTTCTCGCCCTGGCGATTAATATTCTAGGCAAAAAGGTACGTGTACGCTTTCTCGCAGCGCAAGCCTCCTTCGGCGCCATGAACGATCATGCTTTAGAATCGATTTCGGGGATTCGCGTGATACGCTCCTATGTGCAGGAGGCGCATGATCTCAAAGCTTTTGATAAGGTGACGTCCGATGTCATGCACAAAAACCGCCGCGTCTCCATGCTCAATGCGCTATTCCAGCCGTTGACTTCGTTAATCGTCGGTTTGAGCTATTCGATCGGAATCGGCTATGGCTCATACCTCGTCTTCCAGAATGAGATTACGCTGGGTCAGCTGATCTCTTTCAATATTTATCTCGGGATGCTCATCTGGCCGATGATTTCCTTTGGGGAATTCATCAATGTCCTGCAGCGCGGAAGCGCCTCGGCCGACCGTTTGGATAAAGCGCTGACGCAAAAGCCAGATCTGGTCGACGTGGATACCCCCACGACTGTTGCTATGCCCGAACGTATCGAGATGAAAGGGTTAACGTTCACCTATCCAATTGCGAACCATCCGAGTCTCGTCGATGTTTCCTTCCAACTGGAGCGCGGTCAGACGCTGGGCATCGTGGGTCGTACGGGCAGCGGTAAGTCTACGCTGCTCAAGCAGTTCCTACGCCAATATCCCATTGAGTCAGGTAAATTGTTCGTATCTGGCGTGCCAATCGAGCACATTGCCATGGATCAAATGAAAGCCTGGGTCGCCTATGTGCCGCAAGAGCACCTGCTCTTATCCAAGTCCATTCGCGATAATATCGCGCTGGGCAAGCACACGGCTTCGCCAGAAGAGATCGCGCATGCGGTAGAGATGGCTTCTTTTGCCCAAGATATTGCTGGGATGCCTGACGGATTATCCACGATTGTCGGTGAGAACGGCGTCATGCTGTCCGGCGGACAGAAGCAGCGATTGGCGATCGCGAGGGCGCTGCTCATCGATTCAGAAATCCTGCTGTTGGATGACTCCCTCTCTGCGGTGGATGCTCGGACGGAAGCCCGCATTCTCCAGCATATCCGCAAGGAACGCGCAGGCCGCACAACGCTCATTACGACACATCGCTTATCCGCGGTCAGTCATGCGAACTGGATTCTCGTCCTCGACGAGGGCAGAGTAATCGAAGAAGGCACGCATGAAGAGTTGATGCATTTCGGCGGCTGGTACCGTGAGCAATGGGATCGCCAACAGATGGAAGCCAGTCTCGAAGACTAG
- a CDS encoding copper amine oxidase N-terminal domain-containing protein, whose amino-acid sequence MKPLMTRSLAILSVSSMLATGAAYAASPEAAPVQIQPISANLDVTVQVNGTALTDLGFLGANGAEAMLPLRAVTESLGFKLTWHPETYSVDLVKGNVFTTVKTGEDRYTINKMFTELGTAPQLVDSKLYVPASFVKTILHGSVATEGNAVSVSLKEEAKKVQSTGVITSIQTIKPDHTMIHIQDVGTGGIVLNVGPETTYQMLDGSELTLADLHVGLTITAEHSLAMTMSLPPQTSASNITVLDTAVHKGSVGTAGVIEDVRENGSLLLKGEGLSETSPDEVVLTVSADTAIVDGKGEPVDKAALTKGAKIIGFYGPMMTKSLPPISQAWKIVVETDNE is encoded by the coding sequence ATGAAACCTTTGATGACCCGAAGTCTCGCGATCCTCTCCGTATCGAGCATGCTGGCAACTGGTGCGGCTTATGCTGCTTCCCCTGAGGCGGCTCCCGTTCAAATTCAACCGATTAGCGCTAACCTTGATGTGACCGTTCAAGTGAATGGCACTGCCCTTACTGATCTTGGATTTCTAGGGGCAAATGGTGCCGAGGCGATGCTGCCGTTACGCGCTGTAACGGAAAGTCTGGGCTTTAAGCTGACTTGGCATCCAGAAACTTATTCGGTCGACCTGGTGAAGGGCAACGTATTTACAACCGTTAAGACAGGCGAAGATCGCTATACGATTAATAAAATGTTTACTGAGCTCGGCACCGCGCCTCAATTAGTAGATAGCAAGCTGTACGTGCCCGCATCATTCGTGAAAACAATCTTGCATGGCTCCGTTGCGACGGAAGGGAACGCTGTGTCCGTTTCGTTGAAAGAGGAGGCGAAGAAGGTGCAATCGACAGGCGTGATTACGTCTATCCAAACCATAAAGCCTGACCATACGATGATTCATATTCAGGATGTTGGGACTGGCGGCATCGTGCTTAATGTAGGCCCAGAGACAACGTATCAAATGCTGGATGGATCGGAGCTGACGCTTGCTGATCTGCATGTTGGCTTAACGATTACGGCTGAACATTCCTTAGCGATGACGATGAGCTTGCCGCCGCAAACGTCTGCGTCTAACATCACAGTGCTCGATACTGCCGTTCACAAAGGCTCGGTAGGTACAGCTGGCGTGATTGAAGATGTGCGTGAAAATGGCAGCCTGCTTCTCAAAGGCGAAGGGCTTTCCGAGACTTCACCAGACGAGGTTGTGCTGACAGTGAGCGCGGATACCGCTATCGTTGACGGCAAAGGTGAACCAGTAGATAAGGCTGCGCTGACAAAAGGTGCTAAGATCATCGGGTTCTACGGGCCGATGATGACGAAGAGCCTGCCGCCGATCAGCCAAGCTTGGAAAATCGTTGTTGAGACTGATAACGAGTAA
- the thrC gene encoding threonine synthase, which produces MEYISTRGQVAPIGFIDAILMGLANDGGLLVPKYIPQLSADTLQSWSKLSYSELALEIFSLYVNNEIPRDELKKLVDDSYATFRDEAVTPVKRLTEGTYVLELFHGPTFAFKDIALQFLGNLYGYVSRKTNSIIHILGATSGDTGASAIEGVRGKEGIRICILHPHGKVSQVQELQMTTVNDANVLNLSVEGTFDDCQRIIKELFADVEFKHRYHLRAINSINIARILAQTVYYFYAYFQLPQEAQAAKVNFSVPTGNFGDIFAGYLAQKMGLPINKLILATNENNILERFVKEGVYQPGEFRGTYSPSMDIQVASNFERYLFYLYGEDAAAVTAIMAQFKAEGRVVIPADKLAAVQADFAAYGVQNEECLDTISDYHAQVGYLLDPHTACGVAAADKLASAGEVTVALSTAHPAKFDESIRLRGIAQTYPEQIQALFEKPQFQKVVGGSNEAIKDELVTFF; this is translated from the coding sequence ATGGAATACATTAGCACGCGAGGCCAAGTAGCACCCATCGGTTTCATCGATGCGATCTTGATGGGATTAGCCAATGACGGCGGTTTACTTGTTCCGAAGTATATCCCGCAGCTATCTGCTGACACGCTTCAATCCTGGTCGAAACTGTCCTATTCGGAACTGGCTCTTGAGATTTTCTCACTCTATGTGAATAACGAAATTCCACGCGATGAGCTGAAAAAGCTCGTTGACGACAGCTACGCAACATTCCGCGACGAAGCGGTGACGCCTGTGAAGCGTTTGACGGAGGGCACGTATGTCCTTGAATTGTTTCACGGTCCGACATTCGCCTTCAAGGACATTGCGTTGCAATTCCTTGGCAATCTCTACGGGTACGTTTCCCGCAAAACGAACTCCATCATTCACATTCTCGGCGCTACTTCAGGCGACACGGGCGCTTCAGCGATCGAAGGCGTTCGCGGCAAAGAGGGCATTCGCATTTGTATCTTGCACCCTCACGGGAAAGTCAGCCAAGTGCAAGAGCTGCAAATGACGACCGTGAACGATGCCAATGTGTTGAACTTGTCCGTCGAGGGTACTTTCGATGATTGCCAACGCATCATCAAGGAGCTATTTGCAGATGTTGAGTTTAAACACCGCTACCATCTGCGTGCGATTAACTCGATCAACATTGCCCGTATTTTGGCGCAAACTGTGTACTATTTCTACGCGTACTTCCAGCTCCCTCAGGAGGCACAGGCTGCTAAGGTGAACTTCAGCGTGCCGACGGGGAACTTTGGCGATATTTTCGCCGGTTACTTGGCGCAGAAAATGGGTCTTCCAATTAACAAGCTCATTCTCGCAACGAATGAGAATAATATTCTGGAGCGCTTCGTGAAAGAAGGCGTGTACCAACCAGGCGAGTTCCGCGGCACGTACAGCCCGTCCATGGATATTCAAGTGGCGAGCAACTTCGAGCGCTACTTGTTCTATCTGTACGGCGAGGACGCTGCTGCAGTAACGGCGATCATGGCGCAGTTCAAGGCCGAAGGCCGCGTCGTCATTCCTGCCGACAAGCTGGCGGCGGTGCAGGCGGATTTCGCCGCGTATGGCGTACAGAACGAGGAGTGTCTGGACACGATCAGCGACTACCATGCACAGGTAGGGTACTTGCTTGACCCGCACACGGCGTGCGGCGTCGCTGCTGCCGACAAGCTCGCCTCAGCTGGCGAGGTAACGGTTGCTCTGTCCACGGCGCATCCAGCGAAGTTCGATGAGTCGATTCGCTTGCGCGGGATTGCGCAGACGTATCCGGAGCAAATCCAGGCTCTGTTCGAGAAACCACAGTTCCAGAAGGTGGTTGGCGGTTCGAACGAGGCGATCAAGGATGAGCTCGTGACGTTTTTCTAG
- a CDS encoding stalk domain-containing protein: protein MKKFVLGVICGVACMAVTAANASDAIQTSRQVVVNGTKLDTPVQVTSDGTTLTSTRAIAEGLGAKVTWQEETNTVIVSGGAAPTAAEANGQEASFVSSLLHGKYSLNFEVISQQVEGHPDTTVVFSDGYVDVPENTDQQKLFLLLLVDQMGGISSSTIEFWSNKELAQAYVTGNYQVDGIEGWSGLNARFGLLTKAGGKRSLSHILSVHERDSVNVGMYK, encoded by the coding sequence ATGAAGAAGTTTGTGCTGGGTGTCATTTGTGGTGTTGCTTGCATGGCAGTGACCGCTGCTAATGCGTCAGACGCGATTCAAACGAGTAGACAAGTTGTGGTGAATGGGACGAAGCTGGATACGCCTGTTCAAGTCACTAGCGATGGAACAACGTTGACCTCGACGCGGGCGATTGCGGAAGGGCTGGGCGCCAAAGTGACTTGGCAAGAAGAGACGAATACGGTGATTGTTAGCGGAGGAGCTGCGCCGACCGCTGCTGAGGCAAATGGGCAGGAGGCTAGCTTTGTATCTTCCCTGCTTCATGGCAAATATAGCTTGAACTTTGAGGTCATTAGTCAACAGGTGGAGGGTCATCCAGACACAACTGTTGTTTTTTCAGATGGGTATGTGGACGTGCCTGAAAATACAGATCAGCAGAAGCTGTTCTTACTTCTTTTGGTCGATCAAATGGGGGGTATCTCCAGCTCAACCATCGAGTTCTGGTCTAATAAAGAGCTTGCCCAAGCATACGTTACTGGTAACTATCAGGTGGATGGGATCGAGGGCTGGTCGGGGTTGAACGCACGTTTTGGTTTGTTGACAAAAGCGGGAGGGAAGCGCTCGCTTTCACATATTTTGAGCGTACATGAGCGTGATAGCGTGAATGTGGGAATGTATAAGTAG
- the rlmN gene encoding 23S rRNA (adenine(2503)-C(2))-methyltransferase RlmN, giving the protein MNTSSIYGLTFDQLVAWLGDKGFKKSRALQVWDWLYRKRVGSFAEMTDVKPDSLAVLEEHFAIHTLTEHTRQESADGTMKFLFKLEDGNLIETVLMHHKFGLSVCVTTQVGCNIGCSFCASGLLAKSRDLTAGEIVGQIMKVQFHLDSLGQGERVSHIVVMGIGEPFDNFENMTDFIRVVKDQKGLDIAARHITVSTSGLANKIREFADSDLKVNLAISLHAPTNELRTRIMKINKAIPIETLMSAIEYYLEKTNRRITIEYILLKDVNDGHEHALQLAELIGHIRQLANVNLIPYNPVDEHSQYQRTDRETVRAFYDTLKKQGISCSVRLEHGTDIDAACGQLRSKQIKQAGESVVAG; this is encoded by the coding sequence ATGAATACATCATCCATATATGGATTAACGTTTGACCAATTAGTGGCATGGCTCGGGGACAAAGGGTTCAAGAAATCCCGAGCATTGCAAGTTTGGGATTGGCTGTACCGCAAGCGGGTCGGTTCTTTCGCAGAAATGACCGATGTGAAACCGGATAGCTTGGCTGTTTTAGAGGAGCATTTCGCGATTCACACGCTGACTGAGCATACGCGCCAGGAATCGGCGGATGGGACGATGAAGTTCCTTTTTAAACTGGAAGATGGCAATTTGATCGAAACGGTGCTCATGCACCACAAATTCGGCTTGTCCGTCTGTGTGACGACGCAGGTGGGGTGCAACATTGGGTGCAGCTTCTGTGCGAGCGGATTGCTGGCGAAGAGCCGTGATCTCACAGCGGGTGAGATTGTGGGACAAATCATGAAGGTCCAATTCCATCTGGATTCGCTGGGCCAAGGCGAGCGCGTCAGCCACATTGTCGTGATGGGCATCGGCGAGCCGTTCGACAATTTCGAGAATATGACCGATTTCATCCGCGTGGTGAAAGATCAGAAAGGTCTCGACATCGCCGCCAGACACATTACCGTGTCCACCAGCGGGCTGGCGAATAAGATTCGCGAGTTTGCCGATTCCGACCTGAAGGTGAATTTGGCCATTTCCTTGCATGCGCCAACGAATGAGTTGCGGACACGCATCATGAAAATCAACAAAGCAATCCCGATTGAGACGCTGATGAGCGCGATTGAGTATTATTTAGAAAAGACGAATCGTCGAATTACGATCGAATATATTTTGCTCAAAGACGTGAACGATGGGCACGAGCATGCGCTGCAACTGGCTGAGCTGATCGGGCACATCCGCCAGCTGGCGAATGTGAACTTGATCCCGTATAACCCGGTGGATGAGCATAGCCAGTATCAGCGGACAGACCGCGAGACCGTGCGCGCCTTCTACGACACGCTCAAGAAGCAGGGCATCTCCTGCAGCGTGCGTTTGGAGCACGGAACGGACATTGATGCGGCGTGCGGCCAGCTGCGGAGCAAGCAAATCAAACAAGCCGGCGAGAGCGTCGTCGCGGGGTGA
- a CDS encoding methyl-accepting chemotaxis protein, with protein sequence MSQAKTQGKSSVIPRYFRSLPFKISACTAVCYIVICILLTFTSYQQHQKQMKENLTALEEIFHAPLIQKIDSIEKSKVELKKNQEAYKTVPEVMQVQVDMDRVSQSELVENAYLFYPEWTTSDGEPALLNLLSNAELYVDEKPAQPYVPVEELRVALQEAEKTGFAITGVYEDSLGTWISAVSALRDKDGKLVAFAGLDFDYSIIKAQMAKYTNQSIWAGLIAVVFGTFVISITIRIYLRQIKPLVKLAQAAAEGDLSNVALVKSKSQDELGDLGNHLKDMVGNLRGLIVQIAQAAQQVSSASETLRDGAQQTSRSTASVAEMMGQLASHSDQQSQGTEESSHAMNEMAVGIQRVAESAGHATDISSHAHTHTSEGNAQMKRSKQQIAEALTSVQQAVGAIQSLKSMSEEIGEITVLITSVTKQTNLLALNASIEAARAGEHGKGFVVVSTEIRKLADQSRLATERIAELVERVQHETASAVVAMDRGLGEVEAMQTVVEQTDGTFEQLSHTVQEVVDQMTDVSAVSEQMSASSEEVLAGIVEMAELTRLTTELTKAVATASEQQLATISEVSRTANELSGMSHDLGQAVARFKV encoded by the coding sequence ATGTCACAAGCTAAAACGCAAGGCAAGTCATCCGTTATTCCTCGCTATTTCCGTTCGTTACCCTTCAAAATTTCAGCCTGCACGGCCGTGTGCTATATCGTCATTTGTATATTACTTACATTTACTTCGTACCAGCAGCATCAAAAGCAAATGAAGGAAAATTTGACGGCGCTCGAAGAGATTTTCCATGCACCGCTCATACAAAAAATAGATAGCATCGAGAAATCAAAAGTCGAACTCAAGAAAAACCAGGAAGCGTACAAAACGGTCCCTGAGGTCATGCAAGTACAAGTGGATATGGACCGCGTCTCTCAGAGCGAATTAGTTGAGAATGCGTATTTATTTTATCCTGAGTGGACGACTTCGGATGGAGAGCCTGCGTTGTTGAACCTTTTGTCGAATGCAGAGCTTTATGTAGATGAGAAACCGGCTCAACCCTATGTGCCGGTCGAAGAGTTGCGCGTGGCCTTGCAGGAAGCGGAGAAAACTGGCTTCGCAATCACTGGCGTCTACGAGGACTCGCTAGGGACATGGATTAGTGCAGTCAGTGCTCTGCGGGATAAGGATGGCAAGCTAGTCGCTTTTGCAGGACTTGATTTCGATTACAGCATCATTAAGGCGCAAATGGCCAAATACACGAACCAATCTATATGGGCGGGTCTCATTGCCGTCGTGTTTGGGACATTCGTAATTTCAATAACGATTAGAATTTATCTCCGTCAAATCAAACCGCTGGTCAAGCTTGCGCAGGCAGCAGCCGAGGGGGATCTTTCCAACGTCGCGCTAGTCAAAAGCAAAAGCCAAGACGAATTGGGTGATCTCGGCAATCACCTCAAAGATATGGTCGGCAATCTACGCGGGCTGATTGTCCAGATTGCGCAGGCAGCGCAGCAAGTTTCTTCCGCATCAGAGACACTTCGAGATGGCGCGCAGCAGACGAGTAGATCCACTGCATCGGTGGCGGAGATGATGGGGCAGCTTGCTTCCCACTCCGATCAGCAGAGCCAAGGCACGGAAGAAAGCAGCCATGCTATGAACGAAATGGCGGTCGGCATTCAACGCGTTGCCGAATCGGCGGGCCATGCGACAGATATTTCGAGCCATGCTCATACGCATACAAGCGAAGGTAATGCGCAGATGAAGCGGAGTAAGCAGCAAATTGCCGAAGCGTTAACCTCCGTTCAGCAGGCTGTCGGTGCAATTCAGAGTTTGAAGTCGATGTCGGAGGAGATTGGTGAGATCACCGTTCTCATCACGAGCGTAACGAAACAGACGAACCTGCTTGCGCTGAATGCCTCAATCGAAGCGGCTAGAGCAGGCGAGCACGGCAAAGGCTTCGTAGTCGTATCCACAGAAATCCGCAAGCTGGCGGATCAATCCCGCTTAGCGACAGAGCGAATCGCCGAACTCGTCGAGCGAGTCCAGCATGAGACAGCTTCTGCTGTGGTCGCGATGGATCGCGGTCTCGGCGAGGTGGAAGCGATGCAAACCGTCGTTGAACAAACAGACGGCACGTTCGAGCAGTTGTCTCACACGGTGCAAGAAGTCGTTGACCAAATGACCGATGTGTCTGCGGTATCCGAGCAAATGTCCGCCAGCTCCGAGGAAGTGCTTGCCGGCATCGTCGAAATGGCGGAATTAACCCGCCTGACGACAGAGCTGACGAAGGCCGTGGCAACTGCATCGGAGCAGCAATTAGCGACGATTTCGGAAGTTTCTCGGACAGCGAACGAGTTGAGCGGCATGTCCCATGATCTGGGCCAGGCTGTAGCGCGATTTAAAGTATAA
- a CDS encoding HAD family hydrolase gives MSRIKAVIFDFDGTILDTETAWYEAFREAYLEHEVELTLEMYGQCIGTSLHVFDPYAYIVEKKGLDAQQFRQDVHARHDKKMDQERIRPGVLAYLEEAARLGLRIGLASSSKRSWIDKYLSQLGVGYYFEAIRTAEDVSMVKPHPELYELAMRDLGVQPAEALAIEDSPNGARAAVAAGMHVIVTPNPVTRALIFDGEPRVFGSLAELSLAELIESLA, from the coding sequence ATGTCACGGATAAAAGCGGTGATTTTTGATTTTGATGGGACGATTCTGGATACGGAGACCGCTTGGTATGAGGCCTTTCGGGAGGCTTATCTTGAGCATGAGGTTGAGCTGACCTTGGAGATGTACGGGCAGTGTATCGGCACTTCTTTACACGTTTTTGACCCCTATGCCTATATTGTCGAGAAAAAGGGGTTAGATGCGCAGCAATTTCGTCAAGATGTACACGCTCGGCACGATAAAAAGATGGACCAAGAACGCATCCGCCCTGGCGTGCTCGCTTATTTGGAGGAGGCTGCGCGGTTGGGGCTCCGCATTGGCTTGGCTTCCAGCTCCAAACGGTCCTGGATCGACAAGTACTTGTCGCAGCTAGGGGTTGGGTATTATTTCGAGGCGATTCGCACAGCGGAGGATGTCTCCATGGTCAAACCGCACCCCGAGCTCTACGAGCTGGCTATGCGGGATCTCGGTGTACAGCCGGCGGAAGCCTTGGCGATCGAAGATTCGCCGAATGGCGCTCGCGCGGCCGTTGCCGCAGGCATGCACGTGATCGTGACGCCGAACCCGGTGACGCGAGCGCTCATTTTTGACGGGGAGCCGCGCGTGTTCGGTTCGTTGGCAGAGCTCTCGCTGGCGGAATTAATTGAGAGCCTCGCTTAG